The stretch of DNA CTTGCTTTCCTTTCTCATTTTGATGTATGCTTGGACAACGTAATCGCTAACCTCTTTAGTGACCACAGGTCTGAACCTTCTGGCCATGGAGATAAATTGTCTCATGGTGGAGGAGTCAATCGGGTTGATGCCAATTTCTGGTGGCTTGTTGTGCATGTGAACATAAGCAACGTGCTCTGCCAGTctctcgtcgtcttctcTGCTAGGACGGTCCAAGATAAGGAATAGCACATCAAATCTCGAAAGAAGCGCGGCAGGAAGGTTGATATTCTCGTTCGGCGATAATTTCGTGTTGTATCTACCGTAAAGCGGGTTGGCGGCGGCGAGAATCGAGGCTCTGGCATTCAAAGTCGTAGTAATTCCTGCTTTGGAAATGGAAATCGTCTGTTGTTCCATCACCTCATGGATAGCTGTTCTGTCTCCCTCCTCCATCTTATCAAATTCATCGATACAACAGATGCCATTATCGGCCAAAACCAGAGCACCACCTTCAAGAACCATTTCGTCTGTGATAGGATCTCTCATCACTGCAGCAGTCAAACCCACTCCAGAAGAACCCTTACCGGTAGTGTAGACGCCGCGGGGAGCAATGGTGGATATAGATTTCAGCAATTGGGACTTGGCCACACCCGGGTCACCCATCAGTAAAATATTGATATCACCTCTAATTCTCATACCGTCTCCAATTTCTTTCGGCGAAGCACCCACCAAAAGCAACAGCAGAgcttttttgatgtctGTGTGGCCAAAAATCTCCGGTGCAATGGAGTTGGCTAGTCTCTCATACACGTTGCCCTGAGACGTAATTTCAAggattttctgctccacTTCGGGAGTGAGGCCCAAAAATTCGTATTTGCGTTTGTGCTGCTTGACAAACTGAGCTTCCAAATAGGTCTCGGTCAAAAGACCAGCTCTAAGAGCACGGAAGCCCGTGTACGGAGCAGGCAAGAATATACCAGTCACGTCCACAATGTCACCTGGGTTCATGGAACGCACCAAGTCACCATTGACATGAATCGAAAGAGTTCTTGGAATGTGTCCCACTGGCACTTGGTTGGCCAGCTCCTGAATCTTGACATCTTGGAATGCAGAGAATTTTGAGGCTCTTGTACTTGGAAACAGCTTTCCTCTGTGTTGATTACTTGTGCATCTTTCCGATGTGCATTCTGTGAGCGGTGTGAAAGTTCTAGTGTTGACCTCTTGGAAGATTTCAAATCCACAGGTATCACAGGTGTACGCGGTCACCTGAACAGTCGGCTTGACATCGCTAACTCTGGTGACAATTCCTCTGACCGTAATTAGTTGTCCTAGATAAGAGCCCTTGACATCGCGCACAGCCAAAGCCTTGCCTCCCTTAGCAGTAACCGTGAGAGGACGGAAGTAGATGCAGTATCGTCTTGTCAGTTGAGGAGGGAAGAGATTCGGCGTTTCCACGTTTCTGAGCTCCTCCTGGTCCTCGCCCAGTTGAGTTTCAGCGAGCTCTTCACGGTGCTCGTTTTCAATTCGTGCGTTACGCAGCTTTCGCTGGTGAATGATAACGTCCAACACGTCGTCTTTGTGCGAGATATTCACTGTCGGAAGAGGcatgatctcgtccaccacctgCGAGAACAGCTCGACATAATGGTATGTGTTTTTGACAATCAACTCTGCAAGACCACGGGGCAGCGATTGAGACACATTTTGTGCGATATTTTGTGTGTCCTCGTACAGTTTGATATCGTC from Ogataea parapolymorpha DL-1 chromosome VI, whole genome shotgun sequence encodes:
- a CDS encoding DNA replication licensing factor MCM7, giving the protein MATLAPGPTSGINSILPTIDLNFKYSEIRSQIKDFFLHFKSTSNVHPDDGIYDYQIDDVQIDDSEIGQGPKYMNLLQKIANREITTLYIDLDDIKLYEDTQNIAQNVSQSLPRGLAELIVKNTYHYVELFSQVVDEIMPLPTVNISHKDDVLDVIIHQRKLRNARIENEHREELAETQLGEDQEELRNVETPNLFPPQLTRRYCIYFRPLTVTAKGGKALAVRDVKGSYLGQLITVRGIVTRVSDVKPTVQVTAYTCDTCGFEIFQEVNTRTFTPLTECTSERCTSNQHRGKLFPSTRASKFSAFQDVKIQELANQVPVGHIPRTLSIHVNGDLVRSMNPGDIVDVTGIFLPAPYTGFRALRAGLLTETYLEAQFVKQHKRKYEFLGLTPEVEQKILEITSQGNVYERLANSIAPEIFGHTDIKKALLLLLVGASPKEIGDGMRIRGDINILLMGDPGVAKSQLLKSISTIAPRGVYTTGKGSSGVGLTAAVMRDPITDEMVLEGGALVLADNGICCIDEFDKMEEGDRTAIHEVMEQQTISISKAGITTTLNARASILAAANPLYGRYNTKLSPNENINLPAALLSRFDVLFLILDRPSREDDERLAEHVAYVHMHNKPPEIGINPIDSSTMRQFISMARRFRPVVTKEVSDYVVQAYIKMRKESKMIENSKKYFSHTTPRTLLAVLRLSLALARVRFSNEVVIQDVDEALRLMNAAKQSLYQDEAAELEETPTAKIFNLIKEKVHDYIANNGNKLVPMSLLRDSCLGKGFTENLFNECIYRYQALSVWQVVDDGENLAVIGNVDDEDIDMF